One Synergistaceae bacterium genomic window carries:
- a CDS encoding pyruvate carboxylase subunit B: MAGEKRVRITETALRDAHQSLIATRMKTDDMLPVLEYMDNAGYWALEMWGGATFDSAMRFLDEDPWERLRLIRARVKKAKLQMLLRGQNLVGYRHYADDVVREFVKKAVGNGIDIIRCFDALNDLRNVEIAADQVKKEGAHLQLCMSYTLSPVHTLDTFANMAKSMAEMGADSIAIKDMAGLIGPMDCAKLVKAIKEKVDLPVELHSHYTTGLASMAYLAGIEAGAEIVDTAISPFALGTSQPPTESLVAALAGSEYDTGIKMDDLLPICMHFKKLREKYKNLLPEIAGVDINILRYQIPGGMYSNMVNQLREMNALDKLEDVLNEVPVVRKAMGYPPLVTPSSQMVGTQATVNVLRGRWKSFPKEIRQYFLGYYGQPPAPVDPEVQKLAIGDEEPITCRPGEKIAPEMEQARKGCQPWATQPEDALTWIMFPQVAKDFLPKKYARANKRDVGLQEQAAPEAYPA; the protein is encoded by the coding sequence ATGGCAGGAGAGAAAAGAGTTCGCATTACTGAGACTGCTTTACGTGATGCCCATCAATCTTTAATAGCAACAAGAATGAAGACGGATGACATGCTCCCCGTTCTTGAATATATGGACAATGCAGGCTACTGGGCTTTAGAGATGTGGGGCGGAGCGACATTTGACTCAGCTATGAGATTTCTTGATGAAGACCCGTGGGAGAGATTGAGACTCATACGCGCAAGAGTCAAGAAAGCAAAATTACAGATGCTTTTACGCGGTCAAAATTTAGTCGGTTATCGTCATTATGCTGATGATGTAGTTCGCGAGTTCGTAAAGAAAGCCGTCGGGAATGGTATAGATATAATTCGCTGCTTTGATGCACTTAACGATTTAAGAAATGTAGAGATCGCCGCCGATCAGGTCAAGAAAGAGGGAGCGCATTTACAGCTTTGTATGAGTTATACTTTATCGCCGGTTCATACTCTTGACACTTTCGCAAATATGGCAAAATCAATGGCAGAAATGGGCGCGGACTCAATAGCAATTAAGGACATGGCCGGACTAATAGGGCCTATGGACTGCGCAAAACTCGTTAAAGCAATAAAAGAAAAAGTTGATTTACCCGTCGAACTTCACAGCCATTATACAACGGGACTTGCAAGCATGGCATATTTAGCAGGAATTGAGGCGGGCGCAGAAATCGTTGATACAGCAATTTCACCGTTTGCACTCGGAACGAGTCAGCCTCCCACTGAGTCACTTGTCGCAGCTTTGGCAGGTTCTGAATATGACACGGGAATCAAAATGGATGATTTACTGCCGATTTGTATGCATTTCAAGAAATTACGCGAGAAATATAAAAATTTACTTCCTGAGATTGCCGGAGTCGATATTAATATTTTGCGCTATCAGATACCGGGCGGCATGTATTCAAACATGGTCAATCAGTTAAGAGAAATGAACGCGCTTGACAAGTTAGAAGACGTGTTAAATGAAGTCCCGGTCGTACGTAAAGCAATGGGTTATCCGCCGCTCGTAACACCTTCCAGTCAAATGGTAGGAACTCAAGCGACAGTAAACGTACTTAGAGGCCGCTGGAAGAGTTTCCCGAAAGAAATCAGGCAATATTTCTTAGGCTATTATGGACAACCGCCCGCACCAGTTGATCCCGAAGTCCAGAAATTAGCAATCGGTGATGAAGAGCCTATAACCTGCAGACCCGGTGAAAAGATTGCCCCCGAAATGGAACAGGCCCGCAAAGGCTGCCAGCCATGGGCGACTCAGCCTGAAGACGCTTTAACGTGGATAATGTTCCCGCAGGTCGCAAAAGATTTCTTGCCGAAAAAATACGCACGCGCTAATAAACGTGATGTAGGACTTCAAGAGCAGGCAGCTCCGGAGGCTTACCCGGCATAA
- a CDS encoding HDIG domain-containing protein: protein MYSQNKNLNLKTIRDYIIPVIVLLIAGVSLVLAQWAVLNSRGDSFKVGEPAPESYRVISHMRFDDQDAAKNLRTMAGESIAGVTVRDLSAKIRLQRRLTAIFELKDLDSARKSPYSANMNEGLLRALIRLDKDSKERLLNLANKVGAAYIDRLEAEKVYRANNPLMAKILWEEINKLVFTPSDANYIYQILAGQGNLNFRLDEDLTERVKQAVMDEVPVIDRKLEPGDVIINRGDIVSEQTAILLRLQGYTENVFPIAQLCVVLACVIALPIWLNILERGAGDNKPSWWCAIFVIITAWISETISARMGNYGAGSLAPVVIAYLCAIDYAAFCLAFIASASGVFIITGQAVSHTISLAMLALIATTMGFYLLRNLENRQQLSRRVLFMTFLLTTARMLIEYFTGPAWVRDNFRLFIPLGEFWQMAISYYMDEAILSYLFVMILPVVEPYIDTLSILTLREVSYPSSPLLRELQRNAPGTYQHSLTIATLIEAVGAELGMNINLLRTGAYYHDIGKLRKPHYFVENQGGGVNAHDEMSPMLSSMTIISHVRDGLELAYEANLPKRIRDFIAEHHGTTCTRYFYNKAVAMGENVEWSSFCYPGPAPRSRETALLMITDSVEAAVRAANIREVEAEDSNKGANTIEKIVNQVVASKINEKQFDNVNFTQKDFAIIKQTLINVLMSMYHTRKVKKIERKK from the coding sequence ATGTATTCCCAGAATAAAAATTTAAATCTCAAGACAATAAGAGATTATATAATTCCCGTAATAGTTTTATTGATTGCCGGGGTCTCTCTTGTATTAGCTCAATGGGCAGTACTCAACAGCCGGGGCGATAGTTTCAAAGTCGGCGAACCTGCACCGGAAAGCTATAGAGTTATTTCACACATGAGATTTGACGATCAGGACGCAGCAAAGAATCTCAGGACTATGGCGGGCGAGAGTATTGCGGGCGTTACAGTTCGTGATTTATCGGCAAAAATAAGACTCCAGCGAAGATTAACAGCAATATTTGAATTAAAAGATTTGGACTCGGCTCGTAAATCTCCGTATTCTGCAAATATGAACGAGGGATTATTACGGGCATTAATTAGACTCGATAAAGACAGCAAAGAAAGGCTCTTGAATCTCGCAAATAAAGTCGGAGCAGCTTATATTGACAGACTTGAGGCCGAAAAAGTTTACAGAGCTAATAATCCGTTAATGGCAAAAATTCTATGGGAAGAAATTAATAAATTAGTCTTCACTCCCAGCGATGCAAATTATATATATCAGATTTTAGCGGGACAAGGAAATCTAAATTTCAGGCTTGACGAAGATTTAACAGAGAGAGTCAAACAAGCTGTAATGGATGAAGTACCCGTAATAGATAGAAAGCTCGAACCGGGCGACGTTATTATTAATCGCGGTGATATAGTCAGTGAACAGACAGCGATTTTATTACGGCTTCAGGGCTATACTGAAAATGTATTCCCGATTGCTCAATTATGTGTAGTTCTTGCTTGCGTTATAGCTTTGCCCATATGGCTGAATATCTTAGAACGAGGCGCGGGCGATAATAAACCTTCATGGTGGTGCGCAATTTTCGTAATAATTACTGCGTGGATCAGTGAAACAATTTCGGCAAGAATGGGAAATTACGGCGCGGGGAGTTTAGCTCCTGTAGTGATTGCTTATTTATGCGCGATTGATTATGCTGCATTTTGTCTAGCTTTCATTGCTTCAGCGTCGGGAGTGTTTATTATAACCGGCCAAGCAGTTTCTCATACTATTTCACTTGCTATGCTGGCACTTATTGCTACAACAATGGGATTTTATTTACTGCGAAATCTTGAAAATCGTCAACAGCTTTCACGAAGAGTCCTGTTCATGACATTTTTATTGACTACTGCGAGAATGTTAATCGAATATTTTACGGGGCCTGCGTGGGTTCGAGATAATTTCAGATTATTTATTCCGCTCGGTGAATTCTGGCAGATGGCTATTTCTTATTATATGGACGAGGCTATTTTGAGCTATTTATTTGTGATGATTTTACCGGTTGTTGAGCCATATATTGACACGCTTTCTATTTTGACTCTGCGTGAAGTCAGTTATCCGTCAAGCCCGTTATTGCGCGAATTACAGAGAAACGCTCCCGGAACTTATCAGCATTCATTGACTATAGCGACATTAATAGAAGCAGTCGGAGCAGAACTCGGAATGAATATAAATTTATTGCGTACAGGCGCATATTATCACGATATAGGCAAATTGAGAAAGCCTCATTATTTCGTCGAGAATCAGGGCGGAGGAGTCAATGCTCATGACGAAATGTCCCCGATGTTAAGCTCAATGACAATAATTTCACATGTAAGGGACGGGCTGGAACTTGCTTACGAGGCGAATTTGCCTAAGAGGATACGCGACTTTATAGCCGAACATCACGGGACGACCTGCACGAGATATTTTTATAACAAGGCCGTAGCAATGGGAGAAAATGTTGAGTGGTCTTCATTCTGTTATCCCGGTCCTGCACCTCGTTCACGCGAGACAGCTTTATTAATGATTACTGACTCGGTTGAAGCAGCAGTAAGAGCCGCTAATATTCGAGAAGTCGAGGCAGAGGACTCAAATAAAGGCGCGAACACAATCGAGAAAATTGTAAATCAGGTAGTCGCCAGCAAGATTAACGAGAAACAATTTGACAACGTGAATTTTACTCAGAAAGATTTTGCTATTATTAAACAGACGCTCATAAATGTTTTAATGTCCATGTATCACACTCGAAAAGTAAAGAAAATTGAGCGCAAGAAATAA
- a CDS encoding FAD-dependent oxidoreductase codes for MNVIKKLAVITILIFMTSTTSHARMTLTPRTNYDIIIAGAGTGGISAAIQAAKMGASVLVVEPSSMIGGQAIAAGVSTVDDKSRQMSGIYLDFYNRLKNYYDSRGKSMGTCYWTSQTVAFEPRIGHEILFDMINDASRKNNLDLLLNSEIISLKIGNKSISGVSVKTQSGKRDYTCKVLIDATEYGDMLPLARINYRVGNSEAKFYNPESMIQDITWTAVIRKYPSGVPAYLRPLYPLPGYELAKRNYEAFVSKDGANFRNVFPIETPVNFLTHNAYRGLPDSSNPYNYNADAQNRVYITKTSINWGNDYPGTYSWEGKRGLPAAYLEDKNFRLQIEREALIKTLNFIYYMQNELGEDWSVADDEYYNQVLPEAAKTLPYEWQEIARRMPPIPYVRESRRIINKNFTLTSHELLQNSLSYRDGRTSHEFYDAIAIGGYILDLHGATRDADMEWDFNEREQSMITNRPRGPFQVPMRILIPDGIDGLIAAEKNLSMTRLTSGALRLQPITMMTGQAAGALAALSARDNKAPRFIHPMRVQWELLNSGVNLSLCKYSDVPPEHELNKTIQISNMYGFLPAKEYPHAPSYNIEDRDDPVLAMALIRGHDKGVFGLDELITRRDAKEIINKAQKILSVSSQDNKTGINNKLDNYITRGDFIRAICEAFPRISEAPAPKRYRIPFKTGSHRNSEYVNILAKLGILDIYRNEREFHYGRPVTKAEAADIIVKSCIIISALH; via the coding sequence TTGAATGTAATCAAGAAATTAGCAGTTATTACAATATTAATATTTATGACTTCTACGACTTCACACGCAAGAATGACACTTACACCGCGAACAAATTACGATATTATTATAGCAGGAGCAGGAACAGGCGGAATATCTGCAGCAATTCAGGCCGCAAAAATGGGAGCTTCCGTCTTAGTCGTTGAACCGTCTTCCATGATAGGAGGCCAAGCAATCGCCGCAGGAGTCTCAACTGTAGACGACAAAAGCCGGCAAATGAGCGGAATATATCTCGATTTCTATAACCGCCTGAAAAATTATTATGACTCGCGCGGCAAATCAATGGGAACATGTTATTGGACTTCTCAGACTGTAGCATTTGAACCCAGAATCGGCCATGAAATTTTATTTGACATGATAAATGACGCAAGCCGCAAAAATAATCTTGATTTATTATTGAACTCTGAAATAATAAGCCTTAAAATCGGCAATAAATCAATTTCCGGAGTCAGCGTTAAGACTCAATCAGGGAAGCGCGATTATACCTGCAAAGTTTTAATTGACGCTACAGAATACGGCGATATGTTACCGCTTGCAAGAATAAATTACAGAGTCGGCAACTCTGAAGCAAAATTCTATAATCCTGAGTCAATGATTCAAGATATAACGTGGACGGCTGTAATCCGCAAATATCCCAGCGGAGTCCCTGCATATTTAAGGCCGTTATATCCTTTGCCCGGTTATGAACTCGCTAAACGAAATTATGAGGCATTTGTAAGTAAAGACGGTGCTAATTTCCGCAATGTCTTCCCGATTGAGACTCCTGTAAATTTTCTTACTCATAATGCATACAGGGGGCTGCCTGACTCTTCTAATCCATATAACTATAATGCAGACGCTCAAAATCGAGTATACATCACGAAAACTAGCATAAACTGGGGCAATGATTACCCCGGGACTTATTCATGGGAAGGCAAAAGGGGACTCCCTGCGGCATATCTTGAAGACAAAAATTTTAGACTCCAAATTGAGCGCGAGGCATTAATTAAGACTCTCAACTTTATATATTACATGCAAAACGAACTCGGCGAGGACTGGTCAGTAGCTGATGACGAATATTATAATCAAGTTTTACCGGAAGCAGCAAAGACTCTCCCATATGAATGGCAGGAAATAGCCCGCAGAATGCCCCCGATTCCCTATGTAAGAGAGTCAAGACGAATAATTAATAAAAATTTTACTCTGACATCACATGAATTACTGCAAAATTCTTTGAGTTACAGGGACGGACGCACGAGCCATGAATTTTATGACGCAATCGCAATCGGAGGCTATATATTAGACCTTCACGGAGCTACTAGAGACGCAGATATGGAATGGGATTTTAACGAGCGTGAACAGTCAATGATAACGAACAGACCCCGCGGCCCCTTTCAAGTTCCCATGCGAATATTAATCCCCGACGGAATTGACGGACTTATTGCAGCAGAAAAAAATTTATCAATGACTCGTTTAACTTCAGGAGCTCTGAGACTACAGCCTATAACAATGATGACCGGCCAAGCAGCAGGAGCTTTAGCAGCTTTGAGCGCACGAGACAATAAAGCACCCCGTTTTATTCACCCGATGAGAGTCCAGTGGGAATTATTAAATTCAGGAGTAAATCTCTCACTCTGCAAATATTCAGACGTTCCCCCCGAACATGAATTAAATAAAACTATTCAAATATCAAACATGTATGGATTCTTGCCTGCAAAAGAATATCCGCACGCGCCTTCTTATAATATTGAAGACAGGGACGATCCTGTTTTAGCAATGGCACTTATTCGCGGACATGATAAAGGAGTTTTCGGGCTTGATGAGTTAATTACTAGACGGGACGCAAAAGAAATTATTAACAAGGCTCAAAAAATTTTATCAGTCTCAAGTCAAGATAATAAAACGGGAATAAATAACAAACTTGATAATTATATTACACGCGGAGATTTTATCAGGGCAATATGTGAGGCATTCCCGCGAATTTCAGAAGCTCCAGCACCTAAACGCTATAGAATCCCGTTCAAAACAGGCTCTCACAGGAATTCAGAATATGTGAATATTTTAGCAAAACTGGGAATTCTTGACATTTACAGGAATGAGAGAGAATTTCATTACGGGCGGCCGGTTACTAAGGCTGAAGCGGCTGATATAATCGTGAAGTCTTGTATAATTATTTCTGCTCTGCATTAA
- a CDS encoding type II toxin-antitoxin system RelE/ParE family toxin, with amino-acid sequence MAKYKIEYYRDKNGKSELLDFIRGLLESLETNKDSRIQFRQIAKHLDLLSEHGTNLPEKYTKHIDENIWELRPGSNRIFYFCVCGDTFIMLHHFRKKTNKTPRNEILRAKAERDDYLRRNN; translated from the coding sequence ATGGCTAAATATAAGATTGAATATTATCGAGACAAGAACGGCAAAAGTGAATTACTTGATTTTATTAGGGGACTATTAGAATCTCTTGAGACTAACAAGGATTCACGTATACAATTTAGGCAGATAGCTAAACACTTAGATTTATTATCTGAACACGGTACAAATTTGCCGGAAAAATATACTAAGCACATCGACGAAAATATTTGGGAATTGCGTCCCGGCTCTAATAGAATATTTTATTTTTGTGTGTGCGGTGATACGTTTATAATGCTGCATCATTTCCGCAAGAAGACAAATAAGACTCCTAGAAACGAAATTTTACGAGCTAAGGCAGAACGCGATGATTATTTAAGGAGGAATAATTAA
- a CDS encoding cytidine deaminase, with amino-acid sequence MDLWPSEKITPEDLLNKAREAANRAYVPYSHFHVGAALLFANDEIILSCNVENASYGVTICAERAGVVIMVSQGMRNPLAVAVVGSHEDSDDYFTVECPPCGACRQALMEFNKNMLVVMASKDGAKVYELKKLLPHCFSLDPD; translated from the coding sequence ATAGATTTATGGCCTTCAGAAAAAATTACGCCTGAAGACTTGTTAAATAAAGCACGAGAAGCAGCTAATAGAGCCTATGTGCCGTATTCACATTTTCATGTCGGAGCAGCTTTATTATTTGCTAATGATGAAATAATTTTATCTTGCAACGTTGAGAATGCTTCTTACGGTGTAACAATTTGTGCAGAACGAGCCGGAGTCGTCATAATGGTATCTCAAGGAATGCGCAATCCCCTAGCTGTTGCCGTAGTCGGTTCACATGAGGACTCGGACGATTATTTTACGGTTGAATGTCCCCCGTGCGGTGCGTGTCGTCAAGCTCTCATGGAATTTAATAAAAATATGCTCGTTGTAATGGCTTCAAAGGACGGCGCAAAAGTATACGAGCTGAAAAAATTATTACCTCATTGCTTTTCTCTGGATCCTGATTAA
- a CDS encoding PhoH family protein — translation MEIPLSGDGFVQARLLGQNDENFKAIESRYPVTLSIRDGVVKISGPDPEPVRIAGHLIRELSSVASKGHEIKESDVRAAMDSLAEGRELRLTELYSEIICTTARGKPIRAKTPGQRAYIKAIRDNFILFATGPAGTGKTYLAVCEAVSMLKAGKVNRVVLVRPAVEAGESLGYLPGDLREKIEPYVRPLYDAFFDLLSPEKFMRYADKGVIEIVPLAYMRGRTLNESFIILDEAQNTTPRQMKMFLTRLGFGSKAVITGDITQVDLPGSTVSGLRSVREILSGIKGIGFIDLSDADVVRHEIVQRIVQAYAKYEAENQERK, via the coding sequence ATGGAAATTCCTTTATCGGGCGACGGATTCGTTCAAGCTAGATTACTCGGTCAGAACGACGAAAATTTTAAAGCTATCGAATCCCGTTACCCTGTTACACTTTCAATTAGGGACGGGGTCGTTAAAATCAGCGGCCCTGATCCTGAACCGGTAAGAATCGCGGGGCATTTAATACGTGAATTATCTTCAGTTGCAAGTAAAGGCCACGAAATAAAAGAGTCGGATGTTAGGGCAGCTATGGACTCGCTTGCTGAAGGTCGGGAATTGAGACTCACCGAGCTTTATTCTGAAATTATCTGCACAACTGCACGAGGTAAGCCGATAAGAGCTAAGACTCCCGGTCAGCGAGCTTATATTAAAGCAATTCGGGACAATTTTATATTATTCGCAACCGGCCCGGCTGGTACTGGCAAAACTTATTTGGCAGTCTGTGAAGCTGTCTCAATGTTGAAGGCCGGCAAAGTAAATAGAGTCGTCCTAGTTCGTCCTGCAGTTGAAGCGGGCGAGTCTTTAGGATATTTGCCCGGTGATTTGCGCGAAAAAATTGAGCCTTATGTCAGGCCGTTATATGATGCATTCTTTGATTTATTATCGCCTGAAAAATTTATGCGTTATGCCGATAAAGGAGTCATTGAGATAGTCCCGCTTGCTTATATGAGAGGGCGGACTCTGAATGAAAGTTTTATAATTCTTGACGAGGCGCAAAACACGACTCCCAGGCAAATGAAAATGTTTTTGACTCGTTTAGGATTTGGCTCAAAGGCAGTAATAACAGGCGATATTACACAAGTTGATTTACCCGGCAGCACTGTATCAGGACTTAGAAGTGTCAGAGAAATTCTATCAGGCATTAAGGGAATAGGCTTTATAGATTTAAGCGATGCCGACGTTGTAAGACATGAAATAGTGCAGAGAATCGTACAGGCTTATGCTAAATACGAGGCCGAGAATCAGGAGCGCAAATAA
- the mazG gene encoding nucleoside triphosphate pyrophosphohydrolase — MSSSESHYFDEIVNIIERLRAPGGCPWDRKQTLETLRTPITEEAYELADAITKKDMQSIKEEAGDLLLQVVFVASLAKESGDFDIKDVVRAICDKLIRRHPHVFGQVKADTSEEVLRNWEKIKAQERLAKHQSTSILSGIPDGLPPLLKADRIQAKAAHVGFDWHEGSNEPLFAKLDEEINELKEAAQENNPEHLADELGDVLFMTVNIARRLKVDPDAALNGVCEKFKKRFQIMEDRARSEGKNLSDYTLEELDSFWDKAKEILKN; from the coding sequence ATTTCTAGCTCAGAATCACACTATTTTGATGAAATAGTAAATATTATAGAGAGACTCCGGGCTCCGGGGGGATGTCCGTGGGACCGCAAGCAGACTCTTGAGACTTTACGCACTCCAATTACTGAAGAGGCCTACGAACTGGCAGACGCTATCACAAAGAAAGATATGCAGTCAATCAAAGAAGAAGCAGGCGATTTATTATTACAAGTCGTATTTGTCGCCTCACTCGCAAAAGAGTCCGGCGATTTTGACATTAAAGACGTTGTGCGTGCGATTTGCGATAAATTAATCAGGAGACACCCTCATGTTTTCGGCCAAGTCAAGGCAGACACAAGCGAGGAAGTTTTGCGGAACTGGGAGAAAATCAAAGCTCAAGAAAGACTCGCTAAACATCAAAGCACGTCAATACTTTCAGGAATCCCCGACGGACTCCCGCCTTTATTGAAAGCTGACAGGATTCAAGCAAAGGCCGCCCATGTAGGTTTTGACTGGCACGAGGGAAGTAATGAGCCTTTATTTGCTAAACTCGACGAGGAAATTAACGAGCTCAAAGAGGCCGCTCAAGAAAATAACCCCGAACATTTAGCCGACGAATTAGGGGACGTGTTATTCATGACGGTTAATATAGCACGAAGACTCAAAGTTGACCCGGACGCAGCACTGAACGGAGTTTGTGAGAAATTCAAGAAACGTTTTCAAATTATGGAAGATCGCGCGCGCTCTGAAGGCAAAAATTTATCTGATTATACACTTGAAGAACTTGACTCTTTCTGGGACAAAGCTAAGGAAATATTAAAGAATTAA
- the ybeY gene encoding rRNA maturation RNase YbeY, producing MKLSLCINTPEDDPDINFTEFESVLEKELLNIYPDSKNFETAEISLTFTDSDTIRELNRTYRNIDEPTDVLSFPMLENESVGLPELPVLALGDIVICPEEVKRLHPELNYNESICLMTAHSFLHLLGYDHDTQEKESIMWQRQDIIAGKLLAAISGRA from the coding sequence TTGAAGTTATCTTTATGCATTAATACTCCTGAAGATGACCCGGATATAAATTTTACGGAATTTGAAAGTGTCTTAGAGAAGGAATTATTAAATATTTACCCTGACTCAAAAAATTTTGAGACCGCAGAAATTTCTTTAACGTTCACGGACTCTGACACAATACGCGAATTAAACCGCACTTACAGAAATATTGACGAACCGACGGATGTATTATCATTCCCAATGCTGGAAAATGAATCAGTCGGACTCCCTGAGCTTCCAGTCTTGGCACTCGGTGATATAGTAATCTGCCCTGAAGAAGTTAAACGCCTTCACCCTGAATTAAATTATAACGAGTCAATTTGCTTAATGACTGCACACTCATTTTTGCATTTACTGGGCTATGATCACGACACTCAAGAGAAAGAATCAATTATGTGGCAGCGTCAGGACATTATAGCGGGTAAATTACTTGCTGCGATTTCCGGGAGGGCGTAA
- a CDS encoding HlyC/CorC family transporter, giving the protein MLLIISSFIILFLLSAFFSGAETSITATGTSKLLSLQERGKYRFLNSTFQWLINDTQEALRVCLIANNVVNISLSALASSITLEIFGFGWVAVVVPILTILIVIFGEILPKSAAIVYSEKVLIFSAPILRVIAFLIAPVSWLMKKCVSFIGVLLHMDLGTQQVFVTRDEIEQFVKIGEESGALEARERRMIDGIIDIDETKVHEIMIPRTDMIALEADESLGEAVKLFIEEGHSRIPVYEESPDNIIGILYVKDTLKNLLDSDLSCEVRTLLRKPIFVPETIRTAEVLEAMRREHIHIAVIVDEYGGVAGIVTMEDILEQIVGEIQDEYDQETPELQKLDENTYLVQGSMSLENLSEALGSEFKSEDAESIGGLVLTLSGSFPETGEIFKYGGWRIKVEALEEHRITLLKLTRINESESESEPESESKNINHDGANNPPV; this is encoded by the coding sequence ATGCTCCTGATAATTTCGAGCTTCATTATATTATTTCTCTTGTCTGCATTTTTCAGCGGGGCTGAGACTTCAATAACAGCAACGGGAACTAGCAAATTATTATCTCTTCAGGAACGCGGCAAATATAGATTTCTTAATTCCACGTTTCAATGGCTGATTAATGACACACAAGAGGCTTTGCGGGTCTGCTTAATTGCTAATAACGTCGTAAATATTTCGTTAAGTGCCCTTGCGTCAAGTATAACTCTTGAAATTTTCGGGTTTGGCTGGGTTGCTGTTGTCGTGCCCATTCTCACAATTTTAATAGTTATATTCGGTGAGATTCTGCCAAAGAGTGCCGCTATAGTATATTCTGAAAAAGTTTTGATTTTTTCCGCACCGATTTTAAGGGTAATTGCTTTCTTGATCGCTCCGGTATCATGGCTCATGAAAAAATGCGTGTCTTTTATAGGCGTGTTATTGCATATGGATTTAGGGACTCAGCAAGTTTTTGTAACTCGCGACGAAATAGAACAATTTGTGAAAATAGGCGAAGAGAGCGGCGCACTTGAGGCACGAGAAAGACGAATGATTGACGGAATTATTGATATTGACGAGACAAAGGTACACGAAATTATGATACCCCGGACTGATATGATAGCTCTTGAGGCAGACGAGTCGCTCGGTGAAGCAGTGAAATTATTTATCGAAGAAGGACACTCAAGAATCCCCGTCTATGAAGAAAGCCCGGATAATATTATAGGAATTCTTTACGTGAAAGATACTCTAAAAAATTTGCTGGATTCTGATTTATCGTGTGAGGTAAGGACGCTTTTACGCAAGCCCATTTTTGTGCCTGAAACTATCAGAACGGCTGAAGTACTCGAAGCAATGAGGCGCGAACACATTCATATTGCTGTAATAGTTGACGAATACGGCGGCGTGGCTGGAATCGTAACAATGGAAGATATTTTAGAGCAGATAGTGGGCGAAATTCAGGACGAATACGATCAAGAGACTCCGGAATTGCAGAAATTAGACGAGAATACATATTTAGTTCAGGGCAGCATGAGTCTTGAAAACTTGAGCGAGGCTTTAGGAAGTGAATTCAAGAGCGAAGATGCTGAGAGTATAGGCGGGCTTGTGTTGACTTTATCGGGGAGCTTCCCTGAGACCGGCGAAATATTTAAATACGGGGGCTGGCGTATCAAAGTCGAGGCACTGGAAGAACATAGAATAACGCTGTTAAAGCTCACGAGAATTAACGAGTCAGAATCAGAATCAGAGCCAGAATCAGAATCAAAAAATATAAATCATGACGGCGCAAATAATCCCCCTGTCTGA